One Microtus pennsylvanicus isolate mMicPen1 chromosome 3, mMicPen1.hap1, whole genome shotgun sequence DNA window includes the following coding sequences:
- the LOC142847383 gene encoding LOW QUALITY PROTEIN: fibroblast growth factor receptor 3-like (The sequence of the model RefSeq protein was modified relative to this genomic sequence to represent the inferred CDS: inserted 2 bases in 1 codon; substituted 2 bases at 2 genomic stop codons), whose product MGVLACLLVLCIVVGTRAASQPPSTEQRLVRKLPEAPGPGPNQQEQVVFGCGDTMELFCSVPRGAGTGCTVWSKDDTELIASHRILVGPQRLQVLNISHDDAGVYMCQQQLTQDVLCRFTVHVTDAPSSGDEEDGENVAEDTGAPYWTRPDRMDMKLLAVPATSTVRFHCAAAGNPTPSISWLKNGKEFRGEHRMGGIKLRHRHWSLVMESVVPSDSGYYTCVVQNKFGSIQQTYTLDVLERFPHRPILQAGLPENQTATLGSDVEFHCKVYSDAQPHIQWLKHVEVNGSKTGPDGKPYVIVLKTSGINTNNKELEVLSLRNITFEDSGEYTCLAGNYFGFSHHSAWLEVLPAERELAESSAAGRLSAGTISFWVGFSILILTATVTLCYLRRVSRKNLRSPNLHHLNPFPMPSIHCLAPTYPXXSKQVTSMNSDIPLVHIVHPVSREHTVMASISELELPADPKWEISRTRLTLGNSIGEGCFGQVFMAEAVGFNMDNTDKPVTVAVKMLKDDASDQDLLDLVSEMEMMKAIGKHKNIINLLGACTQGGPLYVLMEYAAKGNLREFLRAQRPLSMEYYGASRLPEKQLTRKDLVSCAYQVARGMEYLASQKCIHRDLAARNVLVTEDNVMKIADFGLARDVHNLECYKKTTDGRLPVKWMAPESLFDGVYTHQSDVWSFGVLLWEIFTLGGTPYPGIPVEELFKLLKDGYRMHKPANCTHDLYGIMRECWHAVPSQRPTFKLLVEGLDGILTVTSTHVYLDLPVPFEQSLPGDEDTRSPSSLEIXLFTHNLLPPTQPRNWRPQT is encoded by the exons AGGCCCCAGGCCCTGGGCCTAACCAGCAAGAGCAAGTGGTCTTTGGCTGCGGGGACACCATGGAGCTGTTCTGCTCTGTGCCTAGAGGTGCCGGCACAGGCTGCACTGTCTGGTCTAAGGATGACACAGAGCTGATAGCTTCCCACCGCATCCTGGTGGGGCCCCAGAGGTTACAAGTGCTGAACATCTCCCATGACGATGCCGGGGTCTACATGTGCCAGCAGCAGCTCACTCAGGATGTCCTGTGCCGCTTCACTGTGCATGTGACAG ATGCTCCATCCTCAGGAGATGAAGAAGATGGTGAGAACGTGGCTGAAGACACAG GGGCCCCTTACTGGACTCGGCCAGACCGTATGGATATGAAACTGCTGGCTGTGCCAGCCACCAGCACAGTACGCTTCCACTGTGCAGCTGCTGgcaaccccaccccctccatctccTGGCTGAAGAATGGCAAGGAATTCCGAGGGGAGCATCGCATGGGGGGCATCAAG CTTAGGCACCGGCACTGGAGCCTGGTCATGGAAAGTGTGGTGCCTTCTGATAGTGGCTACTATACCTGCGTGGTTCAGAACAAGTTTGGGAGCATCCAGCAGACTTACACACTGGATGTACTGG AGCGCTTCCCACATCGGCCCATTTTGCAGGCTGGGCTGCCAGAAAACCAGACAGCCACCCTAGGAAGTGATGTAGAGTTCCACTGCAAGGTGTACAGTGATGCCCAACCACACATCCAGTGGCTGAAGCATGTTGAGGTGAATGGCAGCAAGACAGGCCCGGATGGCAAGCCCTATGTCATCGTACTCAAG aCATCAGGCATTAACACAAACAACAAGGAGCTAGAAGTTCTGTCTTTGCGCAATATCACCTTTGAGGACTCAGGGGAGTACACCTGTCTGGCAGgaaattattttggattttccCATCACTCTGCATGGCTGGAGGTACTGCCAG CTGAGAGAGAGCTGGCAGAGAGTAGTGCGGCTGGCAGGTTATCTGCAGGCACCATCAGCTTCTGGGTGGGCTTCTCCATCTTAATCTTGACTGCAACTGTGACACTCTGCTACCTGCGTAGAGTCTCAAGAAAGAACCTGAGGTCTCCCAAT TTACACCACCTCAACCCTTTCCCAATGCCCAGCATCCATTGTCTGGCACCAACCTATCCCTAATGATCCAAGCAGGTGACCTCCATGAACTCTGATATACCCTTGGTCCACATCGTCCACCCAGTTTCAAGAGAACATACTGTAATGGCCAGTATTTCTGAGCTTGAGCTGCCAGCCGACCCAAAGTGGGAAATATCTAGAACTCG GCTGACACTTGGTAATTCTATAGGAGAAGGCTGCTTTGGCCAGGTTTTTATGGCAGAGGCTGTTGGCTTTAACATGGACAACACTGACAAGCCTGTCACTGTGGCTGTGAAAATGCTGAaag ATGATGCCAGTGACCAGGACTTGTTGGACCTGGTGTCTgagatggagatgatgaaagCTATTGGCAAGCACAAGAACATTATCAACCTGCTGGGGGCCTGCACACAGGGTG GGCCATTGTATGTGCTGATGGAGTATGCCGCCAAGGGTAACCTCCGGGAGTTCCTGCGGGCACAAAGGCCCCTAAGCATGGAATACTATGGTGCCTCCAGGCTGCCAGAAAAACAGCTTACCCGCAAAGATCTAGTGTCCTGTGCCTATCAGGTGGCCAGAGGTATGGAGTACCTGGCTTCTCAGAAG TGTATTCACAGAGACTTGGCTGCCAGAAACGTGTTGGTGACTGAGGACAATGTGATGAAGATTGCAGATTTTGGCCTGGCCCGTGATGTGCACAATCTGGAATGCTACAAGAAGACCACCGAT GGCCGGCTACCTGTGAAGTGGATGGCACCAGAGTCGCTGTTTGACGGAGTCTACACCCACCAGAGTGATGT GTGGTCCTTTGGAGTCCTGCTCTGGGAGATCTTTACACTGGGGGGCACACCATATCCCGGCATCCCAGTGGAAGAGCTTTTCAAACTATTGAAAGATGGCTACCGCATGCACAAGCCTGCCAACTGCACACATGACCT GTATGGGATCATGCGGGAATGTTGgcatgcagtgccttcacagaGGCCCACCTTCAAGCTTCTGGTAGAGGGTTTAGATGGCATCCTCACTGTGACATCAACCCAC GTATACCTGGACCTACCAGTGCCTTTTGAGCAGAGCTTGCCAGGTGATGAGGATACCAGGAGCCCCAGTTCCTTAGAGAT ACTGTTCACCCACAACCTGCTACCCCCAACCCAACCCAGGAATTGGAGGCCTCAGACATGA